A genome region from Brevinematales bacterium includes the following:
- a CDS encoding nucleotidyl transferase AbiEii/AbiGii toxin family protein: MFYTEILESFYKNKVRYLLVGGLALNLHGVPRTTFDMDIIIPSDKASNERLINAIKELNYVPRLPVDPLKIADPETLNDWIENKNMKAFSFYHKTDNARVIDIVLVHPLGFDEAEARKKIFTFRGIEIPVLSIDDLIEMKIFSGRPKDLSDAEMLKEAKKISGDGNE, from the coding sequence ATGTTCTATACCGAAATTCTGGAATCGTTCTATAAAAACAAAGTCCGCTATTTACTTGTCGGCGGTCTTGCCCTGAATCTTCACGGCGTCCCGCGAACCACATTCGATATGGATATTATTATCCCATCGGATAAAGCTAGTAACGAGAGGCTGATTAACGCGATCAAGGAATTAAACTATGTCCCGAGGCTTCCGGTGGACCCGTTAAAAATAGCCGACCCGGAAACTTTAAACGACTGGATCGAAAATAAGAATATGAAGGCCTTCAGTTTCTATCATAAAACTGATAACGCGCGGGTGATCGATATCGTGCTGGTTCACCCTCTCGGTTTCGATGAGGCTGAAGCGAGGAAAAAAATATTTACCTTCCGGGGTATCGAAATCCCCGTCCTCTCCATCGACGATTTAATCGAGATGAAAATATTCAGCGGACGGCCGAAAGACCTGAGCGACGCGGAGATGCTGAAAGAAGCGAAAAAAATCTCGGGGGACGGCAATGAATAA
- a CDS encoding glucose-1-phosphate adenylyltransferase has product MKYVLGVILGGGKGTRLHPLTRERSKPAVPFGGNFRIVDIPISNCVNSGINRVFVMTQFNSASLNTHIAQTYKFDIFHNGFVDILAAEQTIDGTGGFSQGTADAVRRALRNITGYRDVKYLLILGGDQLYRMDYRRLFTAHIERGDDITMGVIPIPEEDISRFGVMRMDAGDNITGFREKPSSPERIEDWRIPGADKKPFYGSMGIYLFRWDVLNEVLWGRPEMNDFGGEVIPYCLEKYKVGGFVHEGYWEDIGTIRTYHEANMELTRDIPQFNLYDPEFPYFSRPRFLPPAKIVDSKLRNCIASDGAILERCEAADSVIGIRSVIRDFVKIERSIVMGANYYETDSERRADKERGIPEVGIGTGCVIRNAIIDMNCRIGKNVRIVNEADIRFREESNYSIVDGITVIPKNAVIPDGTVI; this is encoded by the coding sequence ATGAAGTACGTGCTGGGGGTGATACTCGGCGGGGGGAAGGGCACGCGCCTGCACCCGCTGACCCGCGAGCGTTCGAAGCCCGCCGTCCCGTTCGGCGGAAACTTCCGCATCGTCGATATCCCCATCTCCAACTGCGTCAACTCCGGCATCAACCGGGTGTTCGTGATGACGCAGTTCAACTCCGCGTCGCTGAACACCCATATCGCGCAGACCTATAAATTCGACATTTTCCATAACGGGTTCGTGGACATCCTCGCGGCCGAACAGACCATCGACGGGACCGGGGGATTTTCGCAGGGTACCGCCGACGCCGTCCGCCGCGCGCTGCGGAATATCACCGGGTACCGCGACGTGAAGTACCTGCTCATCCTCGGCGGCGACCAGCTCTACCGGATGGACTACCGCAGGCTGTTTACCGCGCATATCGAGCGCGGCGACGATATCACGATGGGGGTTATCCCGATACCCGAGGAGGACATCTCCCGTTTCGGCGTGATGCGGATGGACGCGGGCGATAATATCACCGGGTTCCGCGAGAAACCGTCGTCGCCCGAACGGATCGAGGATTGGCGTATCCCCGGCGCGGACAAGAAGCCGTTCTACGGGTCGATGGGGATTTACCTGTTCCGTTGGGATGTGCTGAACGAGGTATTATGGGGCAGGCCGGAGATGAACGATTTCGGCGGAGAGGTCATCCCGTACTGTCTGGAAAAGTACAAGGTCGGGGGATTTGTCCACGAGGGCTACTGGGAGGATATCGGGACTATCCGCACCTACCACGAGGCGAATATGGAGCTGACGCGGGATATCCCGCAATTCAACCTGTACGACCCGGAGTTCCCGTACTTCTCGCGCCCGCGGTTTTTACCGCCCGCGAAAATTGTCGACTCGAAGCTGAGGAACTGTATCGCGAGCGACGGGGCTATCCTCGAACGGTGCGAGGCGGCCGACAGCGTGATCGGTATCCGCAGCGTCATCCGCGACTTTGTGAAAATCGAACGGAGTATCGTGATGGGCGCGAATTACTATGAGACGGATTCCGAACGCCGGGCGGATAAGGAACGCGGGATTCCCGAGGTGGGTATCGGGACGGGATGCGTGATCCGTAACGCGATCATCGATATGAACTGCCGGATAGGGAAAAATGTTCGGATAGTCAACGAGGCGGATATCCGGTTCAGGGAAGAGTCGAATTATTCGATTGTCGACGGGATAACGGTCATCCCGAAGAACGCGGTCATCCCGGACGGGACGGTTATCTGA